AGCCGGTCGCCTGTGACCTTCAGGTTCTCGCCTGCTCGCTCGACCGCAAGGGCCGTGTTCTGGAACTTCCCATGAACGCCGTCCATCGCGCGCGTCAGCGAGTCGAACCGCTCCAACGTCTGCTTCGTCCCCTCGATCAAGGAAGCCCACCCTCCGATAGCGGTCTCCAGCTTCGCCATCGAGACCTCGAGGCGGTTCGTCGTCGCCGCTATCGGTGACGTCAGGGCGTGCCCGGCCTCCTGCATGGCGCCGAGGGAGTTCTCCAAGACGTCCTGGACCCTCTCGAGCGTCTGCGCCATCGCCGAGATCTCGCTGCCGGCGGCACCCGACATCGTGCGCTGGAACTCTTGCACGAGGCTGGTCAGAAGCTTCTCGTTGCTCTCGCCCCGATCGCTCCGCACGCCGTTCACCGCCTCGATGAGACGGTCGAGCGCTGGGGTCAGGCGGCCCGCCACCCGCTCGTCGAGGGCCTCGGCGATATGAATGGCCAGCGTGTCGTTGAACTGCTTGAGCTGGGTGGTCTGCTCCTTCGACTCCTCGAGCTGCTTCGCCGCGAGGGCCTCGGCGGTCACGAACTCGAGGCGATCGTCCAAGGAGGCAGCGAACCTCTCGATCGCGGCGCCCGAATTGGCCACGAGAGTCCGCTCGCCCAAGGTGAACAGCATCGAACAGGTCAGGCCGCAGATCGACGTCAGGAAGGCCATCGAAGCGCCAGCGAGGAGATCGCCGAGCGAGCTCTTCATCGCCTCGATGTCCGCGACGTTGATCCCGAGGTTCGCAAGGTGGATGCCCGCCGCGAGACCGACGAACGTCCCCAGGATCCCGAGACCGGTGAGGATGTTCGGGACCGCTCCGTAACGACGAAGGTTCAAGCGGTCGGCCATCAGCCGCTCGGCTTGGAAGAACGCGGACGCCTCCAAGGGGGTCCGCACCGGCGCCGCGGCCCCACCGAGCGATGCCGGGAACTCGAACGTCCGCCGGTACTCGCGCCACGTCTTGCCCAGCACGCGATTTTCCAGGAAGCGCGCGTCGTGGTCCTCGTAGTTCGCCCGGAACGCCGACTTCCCGTCAGCGGTCGCGAGCGTGCCGATCCCTTTCTCGGCGTCTACCCGGACCGAACGCAGCTTTCCCCACATCATCAGGAAAGGGACGACACCGACCGCGACGATGAAGAGACAGGAGACCCAAACCGATTCGGTCGAAGTCAGAAGCTTGGCGATTTCGGTCATGACGTCCGAGATAAAAATTCGAGGAGAGACCGAGACCTCGGAACACCGATCCTGCCGGGGCCGCCGCTCGGGGTGGGTGAAGTCCCGGGAGTTTACCCAACCCCGCGCCAGGACTGAAGAAAGACGTAACGGTTGCCAGAGGGGTCCTGCCTGCTGGCGATGGACTCCCACCTATCCCTCCAGCTGTCAGCCCTCCTCCCTCTTGGCGCGTCCTTTCCCCCGACCGCCGCGGACGAGACGCCGGTCGAAGGAGGAGTGATGACCGAGACGACCCCGAAGTTCGAGATTCGCCTGATGAACCGCCGAATCGAGCCGATGGCGCAGACCCTCGTGGCGGCAGTTCGGATCGACGCGCCTCGGGCGGAGGTCCACCGCGCGCCGCTGGACCTCGTCGCATGCGTGGACGTCTCGGGGTCGATGCAGGGAGCGAAGATCGAGCGAGCCAGGCAGTCGCTGGAAAAGCTGGTGGAGCAGCTGTCCGCAGGGGATCGACTGGGGATCGTGGCGTTCGAGTCGCGGGTCCATCTTATTCTCGAACCCCTTCTCATGACGCCGGAGGGGAAGCTCGAGGCCCGGCGCCGGATCGAAGGGCTGGTCCCGATGGGATCGACCGCGATGAGCAGCGGCCTGCGCACAAGTCTCGAGCTCCTGGCCCGAGAGCAGCGGCCTGGCGCGATTCGGCGGGTGCTCCTGTTCACCGACGGGCACGCGAACGCCGGCCTTCACGAGGGAGATCTGCCGGGGTTCACTGCGCTGCTGAAAGAGAGCGCGCACGGCGTGAGCGCCTCGTTCTTCGGCTACGGGGAGGATCACGACGGTGGGTTCCTGTCGGCGCTCGCGGATCTGGCCGGCGGCAACTACCACCACGCCGCCGATGCCGACGCGATCCTCGCGCCTTCGCCCGCGAGCTGGGCGGGCTCCTCTCGGTGGTCGCGACGGACATCGAGGTCTCGGTGCGGCCCTGCCCGGGCACTGGCGCCCCTGCGTTCCTCAACGACTTCCGCGTCGAGGCCCTGGGCGGCGCACGCACCCTTCACCTCCCCGAGCTGTATGCCGAGGAGCGGCGGTGGATCGTCTTCGAGCTGCCCTTCGCGCAGCCGGCGGATCCGCATCATGGCCCCAAGACGGTGGCGGAAGTGGAGGTCGTGTGGCGGCAGATGCCGCTTGGCGGGCGACAGCGGATCGCGCTCCGGGCGGAGGTAGAGCTGGTCGATCGCGCCCTCATCGAGCTGCCGGATCCGGAGGTGCGGGAGCAGCGCGCGCTACTGCGGGCCGCGGAAGCCCAGCGCCGGGCGGCAGTACTCGCCGAGCGCGGGCGGTTCCAGGAAGCCGCATTGGCGATCGAGTACATGGCGACCGAGGCCAAGGCGTTGGGCACGCCGATGGGGGCTCAGCTTGCAAGCCTCCTCGCCGAGACTGCCGCCAACTACGGCAATGCGCAGGTATACGTCGCCAACCGCTCCACCCTAGCTGGCCTGCGAAAGGGAATGGGACGCAGCCGCGCTTCGGGGACCGTCGCCGACTCGCTCTTCGAAACGTCGACGCAGACCGAGATGCGGCGGCGGTTCCGCGGCCCGAAGCCGCCGAAGCCCGACGGCATGCCCTAAAGCCCAGGCCGTGAACGATTGCCGTTGATGCCGAAGGGTCCCTCCAGGGAACCTGCTGCCCGGGCTCCCACTCCTATCGCTCCGCACCCATGCCTTCGCCGATGGCATCATCCCCGGCCAAAGATTTCGACATGAACGTACATCGAGCCCTCGCCGTCGCCGGCCTCGCGACCGCCTTCTCCCTGGCCGGCTGCCGGGCTTCGCCGACGCCCGAGGAGCCGAATCGGCTGGCCGTTTCCTATGCGGAGGCGGCGAAGTGGAACCACGAAGCCTTTGCCTCGTCGCTCTGCCCCTACCCGAAGAAGACGGGCTTCATTTCGGGTTACGAGTGTTCTGATCTCACCCGCGAACGAGCGCGGTGCCTCGCGTTCATCCTCGACCGCGAGCGCGCGTCGCTCGTCGACCAACCGGACGGCAAGGAATGGAGGGACCTCGACGGCTTCTACGAGGATTGGCTCCGCGCCCGCTGTGGAGTCGATGAGTCCCTTCTCTGGGTCGACCTCGACACGCGCGAGTGGTCCGACGGCACTGCGCAGTACCTGCGAGAAGACCGATGCGTCCAGCGCATGCTCGAGGAGCGACTCTACTTTCACGCTTCGCGCGTCGGGAGAACGGACGGCTTCTGGCGGCTGGTCGAGGCCCGTCAGGCGGCGGGCGCTCGGGTGCGAGCCAAGCTCGAGCAGGCCCGTGCGGCGACCGAAAAACCCGCGGTAGTGAACACCGATCCGATTGGCTCCGTCCGATCGGAATCGTGGCGGGAGCTCGTCTACCGGCTGGACGTTGCGCTTGCGCGCCCAGCGATCCTGGCGCAGCAGCACTGCAGAGAGCTGCACCGTGAGGGCGATTGCGAGGCGAAGTTGACCCTCTACTTCCACTCGATCGGCGAAGACGCAGACGGGCTCGATGTCTGCAAGTTCTAAGCGTCTTCGCGGACACATGCCGAGATCTTGCCGTTCGGTGACCGAGGCGCATAATCGTTCACTATTCCACACGGAGAAGCATCGATGTCCGACCTGGGCCAGCGCACCCTCGAGCAGTATCGATCCGCCGTTTCCATCGATCCGGAGTGGTCCGTCCCCACCGAACGAGGGTTCGTGTGGTGGCCGTTTCGACAGGCCCAGCGCGTGGAGGCTTCCGAGCCATGGAGGGATCCGGAAGGGCACTGGTGCGCGCGCGTCGCGGCCGAAACCGACCTCGTCGTCGCCCCTCCTAGCGGCGAGATCGACGCAAAGCTGACCGCCATGGCCTTCTCCGTCGCGCTCAGCGGCGTCGTTCGCGATCCGCAGACCGGCGTGGTCCGCCTGCGCACCTCCATGCTCATCACCGAGCAGAACGCCGGATGGGCCAGAAAACTCTTCTGCCATTCCGCTGCGCTTCAGGTTTCGACCGCGTTCCGGATGGGCCTCTGGTTTGCCAAAGAGACCGACGGCAGGCCGGCCTCATCGGCCCACCCGTCGAGCGGTCTGCGCGACACGCCCGACGAAATGCTCGGCTTCATCGACGACGTCGTTCGTCCCATGGGCTCCGGAGCGACAAGGTGGTCCGCCGACGAGGAGTTCGACGAGCTCACCGGCTACTTCCAGTCCTTCGGCTTTCCTGCGGGGGATCAGCCCAGAGTACTGGCGCGATGGTGGACGATTCTTCCCCTCGGCGCCGAATCGGCGCGGCCCGACGCTCCGTCGATCATGCTGCGCGTGCTGGACCGCGCTCCTCACCCAATGTTCGGCGCTGGTGTCACGCTCATGCTCATGCTGCCTGTGCCGCTCCACCCGGGAAACGGCGACCTCGCTGCGCAGCTCAACCTTCTGGAGGTTCGAGAAGGCGATGGGCCACACACGCTCGGCTCCTGGGGCCCCGTTCCCGGCGGCCCCACGGGGATGAGCTTGGGTCACATCTGCTTCCTCCCCAATTTCGTCTACGAGAGAGGCCTCCTGGCGAACGTCTGCTTTTCGATGGCGGCGCATGCCAAGCTCATCTCGAGCCAGCTCGCGACCTCGGAGTGAGCCGAAACGCGTGTTTCGCGTAGGCGGAAAGGCGTCATCGCCCGATCCAGAGATGAACTGCAGAAACGAATAAGTGAATTACTGTAGAATGCAGGATACCGGTGTCGAAAACAGGCGTACCACCTGCGACTCAAGAGTGCCCGGACGGATTCCTCCGTCTTTCGGGTGAAGGCGATCAAGGTCGACCTGCTTTTGCTGCTTGCCTGAAGGCGTGACAACGATGTTCGCTAGCGGATAACCTGGGCCGTTCACGGCAGGATAGTCCGCGCTTTGGTGCCTATGTCCACGTTCGACTCGACCAAGACCCAGCTAGGCGTACTTCTCACAAGAGTGGTGGAGGGCAAGCTTCAGTTGCCCGACTTCCAACGGGGGTGGGTATGGGACGACGAGCACATCCGGTCCTTGCTGGTCAGCATCGCCCGCTCGTTCCCTATCGGCGCGGTGATGCTACTCGAGACCGGCGGCGAGACCCGCTTCCAGGTGCGTCCCGTCGAGGGCGTTGATCTACCGCAGAACGCCTCTGACCTTGCGGCAGAGCTGATCCTCGACGGGCAGCAGCGCCTTACATCGCTCACCCAAGTGCTGAAGCTCGACAAGCCCGTCGCCACACGCGACGCGAAGAAGCGCGAGCTTCGGCTTCACTATTACTTCGACATCGAGAGGGCATTGCAGGGGCCGGAGTCGCTCGCGGAAGCCATCGTCGCCGTCGACGAGCAGCGAACGCTGAGAAGCGACTTCGGCCGTAAGGTCGAGCTGGACCTCAGTACGCGCGAGAAGGAGATCGACGCGTTCTACTTCCCATGCAACCAGATCCTGAACTCCGACGATTGGGAGCAGCTCCTGTCGGAGCACGCCCCAGACAAGCTCGCGCGGTTCATGAAGTTCCGGCGACAGATCGTCGAGCCGTTCCGCAGCTACATGCTGCCGGTCATCAGCCTGAAGAAGGAGACGTCAAAGGAGGCGGTTTGCCTCGTGTTCGAGAAGGTGAACACGGGAGGCGTTCCGCTCTCTGTCTTTGAGCTCGTCACGGCCACGTGGGCCGCCGACGGATTCAATCTGCGCGACGATTGGTTCGGGCCCCGAGGCAAGGGGGGCCGTCAGTCGCGTCTGGGTAAGCGCGCGCTCCTACGCGATTTGCAGCCGACGGACTTCCTCCAAGGCGTTTCGCTTCTCCACTCGTTGGAGCGGCGAGCGCAGGATCTGGCTGCGGGGCGCTCCGGGAAGGAAGCCACCGGCCTAACTGCGAAGCGAGAGCACATCCTCGAAATGCCGCTCGCAGCGTTTCAGAGGTGGTCCGAGCCATTGACCAAGGGCTTCGAACAGGCGGAGCGCTTCCTCCGGAGCGAGGGCTTCCACCATCCAAAGTTCCTCCCCTATCGTACGCAGCTCACGCCTCTCGCTGCGGTGCTCGCGCACCTCGGTGAGCGTTGGCTCGAGCCGCAGATCAAGTCGAAGCTTGCGCGGTGGTTCTGGTGCGGCGTCTTTGGAGAGCTCTACGGCGGCGCGGTCGAGACCCGTATCGCGCTCGACGTACAACAGCTCCTCGCATGGGTTGGCGGGACCTTGTCGCAGGAGCCGGCAACGGTCCAAGCGGCGGGCTTCAATCCCAATCGCCTCGACACGCTGCGCTCTCGCACGAGCGCCGCCTATCGTGGACTCTACGTGCTGATCCAGAGAGACGGCGCCTGCGACTTCTTCTGGAAGACGCGAATGGTCGACCTCGATCGCGACGACGTGAAGCTGGACATCCACCACATCTTTCCGAAGAAGTGGTGCGAGGATGCTGGCATCCCTCCGCGCGTCTTCGACGCGATCGTCAACAAGACCGCCATCTCCTACAGGGCGAACAGGATGATTGGCGGCAAGGCGCCGTCGCTTTACCTCGCGCAAATCCAGGACCACGCCCAGGTGAAG
The Vulgatibacter incomptus DNA segment above includes these coding regions:
- a CDS encoding GmrSD restriction endonuclease domain-containing protein gives rise to the protein MSTFDSTKTQLGVLLTRVVEGKLQLPDFQRGWVWDDEHIRSLLVSIARSFPIGAVMLLETGGETRFQVRPVEGVDLPQNASDLAAELILDGQQRLTSLTQVLKLDKPVATRDAKKRELRLHYYFDIERALQGPESLAEAIVAVDEQRTLRSDFGRKVELDLSTREKEIDAFYFPCNQILNSDDWEQLLSEHAPDKLARFMKFRRQIVEPFRSYMLPVISLKKETSKEAVCLVFEKVNTGGVPLSVFELVTATWAADGFNLRDDWFGPRGKGGRQSRLGKRALLRDLQPTDFLQGVSLLHSLERRAQDLAAGRSGKEATGLTAKREHILEMPLAAFQRWSEPLTKGFEQAERFLRSEGFHHPKFLPYRTQLTPLAAVLAHLGERWLEPQIKSKLARWFWCGVFGELYGGAVETRIALDVQQLLAWVGGTLSQEPATVQAAGFNPNRLDTLRSRTSAAYRGLYVLIQRDGACDFFWKTRMVDLDRDDVKLDIHHIFPKKWCEDAGIPPRVFDAIVNKTAISYRANRMIGGKAPSLYLAQIQDHAQVKAGGAAMDEILMSHLIDPSLLRADSFDAFYAARKTALLAIIERAMGKVSIEASPVVVNEDDGDDEEEGEAA